The proteins below are encoded in one region of Mycobacterium pseudokansasii:
- a CDS encoding histidine phosphatase family protein, which translates to MAKRTMIWKMTWRTANVLAVLASVMIIGACGGGGTQARNITVTFIRNAQSQANADGVINTEVPGTGLTADGKGQAQQLAHQVAHNEFDSIYSSPMAEAQQTAAPLANELGKQVEIITDLQSINAGWYNGEPESRANSTYLLAPMGWLNGDATNCIPGSITGDQFNSQFSSAVRKIYDSGHNKPVVFSQGTAIMVWTLMNVKNPKLNLLNNHPLPNIGRVVVTGNPIDGWKLVDWDGIRNFT; encoded by the coding sequence ATGGCCAAGCGCACCATGATCTGGAAGATGACCTGGAGAACCGCCAACGTCCTAGCTGTGCTCGCCTCGGTCATGATCATCGGCGCCTGCGGCGGCGGCGGCACGCAGGCCCGCAACATCACCGTGACCTTCATCCGCAACGCCCAATCGCAGGCCAACGCCGACGGAGTGATCAACACCGAGGTGCCCGGCACCGGGCTCACCGCTGACGGTAAGGGGCAAGCCCAGCAGCTCGCCCATCAAGTCGCGCACAACGAATTCGACAGCATCTACTCCTCGCCGATGGCCGAAGCCCAGCAGACCGCCGCACCGTTGGCAAACGAACTGGGCAAGCAAGTCGAGATCATTACCGATCTGCAGTCCATCAATGCCGGCTGGTACAACGGCGAACCCGAATCAAGGGCCAACTCGACGTATCTGCTGGCGCCTATGGGTTGGCTCAATGGCGATGCCACGAACTGCATCCCGGGGTCGATCACCGGCGACCAATTCAACAGCCAGTTCAGCAGCGCCGTCCGCAAGATCTACGACAGCGGCCACAACAAGCCGGTGGTGTTCTCCCAGGGCACGGCGATCATGGTGTGGACGCTGATGAACGTGAAGAACCCCAAGCTCAACCTGTTGAACAATCATCCACTGCCCAACATCGGTCGTGTCGTCGTCACCGGCAACCCGATCGACGGCTGGAAGCTGGTGGACTGGGACGGCATCCGCAACTTCACCTGA
- a CDS encoding SDR family oxidoreductase gives MRYVVTGGTGFIGRRVVSRLLDTRPDAQVWVLVRRQSLGRFERLAAEWGERAKPLVGELRKLALSDETLDELGQVDHVVHCAAINHSTDITAGEAEQRAANVAGTRAVIELARRLDASFHHLSSIAVAGDFNGEYTEDDFDVGQQLPTPYHRTKFEAEQLVRSAPGLRYRIYRPAVVVGDSRTGEMDKVDGPYYLFGVLAKVAVLPTLTPIMLPDTGRTNIVPVDYVVDALVALMHADGRDGQTFHLTAPKTIGLRGIYRGVAPAAGLPPLRGSLPRSVAAPVLNASGRAKVLRNMAAAQLGIPAEIFDLVDLKPTFASDETRKALRSNGIEVPEFADYAPRLWRYWAQHLDPDRARRDDPRGPLHGRHVIITGASSGIGRASAVAVAQRGATVFALARNADALDRLVAEIRASGGRAHAFTCDVTDSTSVEHTVKDILGRFGHVDYLVNNAGRSIRRSVVNSTDRLHDYERVMAVNYFGAVRMVLALLPHWRERRFGHVVNVSSAGVQARNPKYSSYLPSKAALDAFADVVASETLSDHITFTNIHMPLVATPMITPSQRLNPVRAISAEHAAAMVVRGLVEKPARIDTPLGTLAEAGNYFAPKVSRRILHQLYLGYPDSAAARGLPSAPATPPRRKPKRPVRAVIVGIRTPRPVRQLARLVPGLHW, from the coding sequence ATGCGATATGTCGTTACCGGCGGTACCGGGTTTATTGGTCGCCGTGTCGTCTCTCGGCTGCTCGATACCCGGCCCGACGCGCAGGTGTGGGTGCTGGTCCGCCGTCAGTCGCTGGGACGTTTCGAACGCCTGGCGGCCGAATGGGGTGAGCGAGCCAAACCGCTGGTCGGCGAGCTGCGGAAGCTCGCGCTGAGCGATGAGACGCTCGACGAGCTGGGCCAGGTGGACCATGTCGTGCACTGTGCGGCGATCAACCACAGCACCGACATCACCGCGGGCGAGGCCGAGCAGCGCGCCGCCAACGTGGCGGGCACCCGGGCCGTCATCGAATTGGCACGACGGCTGGACGCCAGCTTCCACCACCTGTCGTCGATCGCGGTGGCCGGCGACTTCAACGGCGAGTACACCGAGGACGACTTCGACGTCGGCCAACAGCTGCCGACGCCATATCACCGAACGAAATTCGAAGCCGAGCAGCTGGTGCGCTCGGCACCCGGACTGCGCTACCGCATCTACCGCCCGGCGGTGGTGGTGGGCGATTCGCGCACCGGCGAGATGGACAAGGTCGACGGGCCGTACTACTTATTCGGGGTGCTGGCCAAGGTGGCGGTACTGCCCACGTTGACCCCGATCATGCTTCCCGACACCGGGCGCACCAACATCGTCCCGGTCGACTATGTCGTCGACGCGCTGGTGGCACTCATGCACGCCGACGGTCGCGACGGGCAGACCTTCCACCTCACCGCTCCGAAAACCATTGGTCTGCGGGGCATTTACCGCGGCGTTGCCCCGGCGGCCGGGCTGCCGCCGCTGCGCGGGTCGTTGCCCCGTTCGGTGGCCGCCCCGGTGCTCAACGCGAGCGGGCGGGCCAAGGTGCTGCGCAACATGGCCGCCGCCCAGCTCGGCATCCCCGCCGAAATCTTCGACCTGGTCGACCTCAAGCCCACCTTCGCCTCGGACGAAACCCGGAAGGCGTTGCGCAGCAACGGGATCGAAGTTCCCGAGTTCGCCGACTACGCACCCCGGCTGTGGCGGTACTGGGCGCAGCACCTCGATCCCGATCGCGCCCGCCGCGACGACCCCCGCGGGCCGCTGCACGGCCGCCACGTCATCATCACCGGCGCCTCCAGCGGTATCGGGCGGGCGTCGGCCGTCGCCGTCGCGCAGCGCGGCGCAACGGTATTCGCGCTGGCCCGCAACGCCGACGCACTGGACCGGCTGGTCGCCGAGATCCGCGCGAGCGGCGGGCGGGCGCACGCCTTCACCTGCGATGTCACCGACTCGACGTCGGTGGAGCACACCGTCAAAGACATCCTGGGCCGCTTCGGCCATGTCGACTATCTGGTGAACAACGCCGGCCGGTCGATCCGCCGCTCGGTGGTCAACTCCACCGATCGGTTGCACGACTACGAACGGGTCATGGCGGTCAACTACTTCGGCGCGGTGCGGATGGTGCTGGCGCTGCTGCCCCATTGGCGCGAACGCCGGTTCGGTCACGTGGTCAACGTCTCCAGCGCCGGGGTTCAGGCCCGCAACCCGAAGTACAGCTCGTATCTGCCCAGCAAGGCGGCGCTGGACGCGTTCGCCGACGTGGTCGCCTCCGAGACGCTGTCGGACCACATCACCTTCACCAACATCCACATGCCGCTGGTGGCCACGCCGATGATCACCCCGTCGCAGCGGCTCAACCCGGTGCGGGCGATCAGCGCCGAGCATGCGGCGGCCATGGTGGTGCGTGGTCTGGTGGAGAAGCCGGCGCGGATCGACACCCCGCTGGGCACGCTGGCCGAGGCCGGCAACTACTTCGCGCCCAAGGTTTCGCGGCGCATTCTGCACCAGCTGTACCTGGGCTATCCCGATTCGGCTGCCGCGCGCGGGTTGCCGTCGGCCCCGGCGACGCCCCCGAGACGTAAGCCGAAGCGCCCGGTGCGTGCCGTCATCGTCGGCATCCGGACACCCCGGCCGGTCCGGCAGCTGGCGCGGTTGGTGCCCGGCCTGCATTGGTAG